One genomic region from Pseudochaenichthys georgianus chromosome 15, fPseGeo1.2, whole genome shotgun sequence encodes:
- the vdac2 gene encoding voltage-dependent anion-selective channel protein 2, translating to MAVPPCYCDLGKSAKDIFNKGYGFGLVKLDVKTKSASGVEFKTAGNSNTDTSKVAGSLETKYKRAEYGLTFTEKWNTDNTLGTEITIEDQIAKGLKLTFDTTFSPNTGKKSGKVKTAYKREFVNMGCDVDFDFAGPTIHGAAVVGYEGWLAGYQMSFDTAKSKMTRNNFAIGYKTGDFQLHTNVNDGAEFGGSIYQKVSDKLETGVNLAWTAGSNSTRFGIAAKYQLDKDASISAKVNNNSLVGVGYTQTLRPGVKLTLSGLVDGKNINAGGHKLGLGLELEA from the exons ATGGCTGTGCCTCCTTGCTATTGTGACCTGGGCAAGTCTGCCAAGGACATCTTCAACAAAGGCTATG GATTTGGCTTGGTGAAGCTTGATGTCAAGACAAAATCCGCCAGTGGAGTG GAATTCAAAACAGCCGGTAACTCCAACACCGATACCAGCAAAGTTGCGGGCAGTCTGGAAACCAAATACAAGAGGGCAGAATATGGCCTGACCTTCACCGAGAAGTGGAACACTGACAACACCTTGGGAACAGAAATCACCATTGAAGACCAG ATTGCCAAGGGACTGAAGTTGACTTTTGACACAACCTTCTCACCAAACACTGG AAAGAAGAGTGGCAAAGTTAAGACCGCCTACAAGCGTGAGTTCGTCAACATGGGCTGCGATGTTGACTTCGACTTCGCTGGCCCCACCATCCACGGAGCTGCTGTCGTCGGCTACGAGGGGTGGCTCGCTGGTTACCAGATGAGCTTTGACACCGCCAAATCCAAGATGACCCGGAACAACTTCGCCATTGGCTACAAGACCGGTGACTTCCAGCTGCATACCAATGT TAACGATGGTGCTGAGTTTGGAGGCTCCATCTACCAGAAGGTGAGCGACAAGCTGGAGACGGGGGTCAACCTGGCCTGGACCGCTGGCAGCAACAGCACACGCTTCGGTATCGCTGCCAAATACCAGCTGGATAAGGATGCCTCCATCAGC GCTAAAGTGAACAACAATAGCCTTGTTGGTGTTGGGTACACCCAGACTCTTAGACCAG GTGTGAAACTCACCCTGTCTGGTCTGGTCGATGGCAAGAACATCAACGCAGGAGGCCACAAGCTGGGTCTGGGCCTGGAACTGGAAGCCTAA